One segment of Strix uralensis isolate ZFMK-TIS-50842 chromosome 11, bStrUra1, whole genome shotgun sequence DNA contains the following:
- the GOLM2 gene encoding protein GOLM2 isoform X3, with protein sequence MVGFGANRRGGRLPSLVFVALLVVIAILAFNCWNASSRQALLQEEVAELQSQAKRTEVARGRLEKRNSDLMGKVDSHKKQLEQKEADYSHLSSQLQARDGQVKKCEDSKIKLQNNISYQMADIHRLKEQLAELRQEFIRQEDQLHEYKKNNTYLTRRLEYDSLQCGQQIKEMKLQHEENIKKLMDQVVREQKATQKSQSSKDTEVSPSNDDQAISKTVPEAEDKNGVKNEQPSDHVVNGKEKIKPGGDAGMPEIEDNDPAKAEDTPTALKKPLISAPKSEGHQPVVNLPTEQPHAPNLAPGLHSDNDGNADMVKQIPPNSLQHLNFEENMENQKEHKIETDHIKIPKSRVSDLQKMKQSELAVENEN encoded by the exons ATGGTGGGCTTCGGGGCCAACCGGAGGGGCGGCCGTCTGCCTTCCCTTGTCTTCGTGGCGCTGCTGGTGGTGATCGCCATCCTCGCCTTCAACTGCTGGAACGCCTCGTCCCGCCAggccctgctgcaggaggaggtggcggAGCTGCAGAGCCAGGCCAAGCGCACCGAGGTGGCCCGGGGGCGACTGGAGAAGAGGAACTCGGACCTGATGGGCAAGGTCGACTCGCACAAGAAGCAGCTGGAGCAGAAGGAGGCCGACTACAGCCACctcagcagccagctgcaggccAGGGACGGCCAGGTGAAGAAGTGCGAGGACAGCAAG atTAAGCTGCAGAACAACATATCCTATCAAATGGCAGACATACATCGTTTAAAGG AACAACTAGCAGAATTACGTCAGGAATTCATTCGCCAGGAAGATCAGCTTCACGAGTACAAGAAGAACAATACTTACCTGACAAGGAGATTGGAATATGACAG TctgcagtgtggccagcagatcaaggaaatgaaactgcaacatgaagaaaacataaagaaactAATGGACCAAGTTGTGCGGGAACAAAAG GCCACACAAAAAAGTCAGTCCAGCAAAGACACTGAAGTAAGCCCCAGTAATGATGACCAGGCAATATCTAAGACTGTTCCAGAGGCAGAAGATAAAAACGGAGTAAAGAATGAGCAGCCTTCAGATCATGTTGTAAATGGCAAAG AGAAAATCAAACCAGGAGGAGATGCAGGCATGCCTGAAATAGAAGATAATGACCCTGCTAAAGCTGAGGATACTCCCACTG CTTTAAAGAAGCCACTTATTTCAGCTCCTAAAAGTGAAGGTCATCAGCCTGTTGTAAATCTTCCAACTGAACAGCCCCATGCTCCAAATCTGGCACCAG GTTTGCACAGTGACAATGATGGAAATGCTGATATGGTGAAGCAGATACCTCCAAATTCTCTCCAGCACctaaattttgaagaaaatatggaAAATCAGAAAGAGCACAAAATTGAGACAGACCATATAAAAATTCCAAAGAGCAGAGTTAGTGACTTGCAGAAGATGAAGCAAA
- the GOLM2 gene encoding protein GOLM2 isoform X2 produces the protein MVGFGANRRGGRLPSLVFVALLVVIAILAFNCWNASSRQALLQEEVAELQSQAKRTEVARGRLEKRNSDLMGKVDSHKKQLEQKEADYSHLSSQLQARDGQVKKCEDSKIKLQNNISYQMADIHRLKEQLAELRQEFIRQEDQLHEYKKNNTYLTRRLEYDSLQCGQQIKEMKLQHEENIKKLMDQVVREQKATQKSQSSKDTEVSPSNDDQAISKTVPEAEDKNGVKNEQPSDHVVNGKEKIKPGGDAGMPEIEDNDPAKAEDTPTALKKPLISAPKSEGHQPVVNLPTEQPHAPNLAPGLHSDNDGNADMVKQIPPNSLQHLNFEENMENQKEHKIETDHIKIPKSRVSDLQKMKQNDEERDLQNDLVDYGKPRFSDGVL, from the exons ATGGTGGGCTTCGGGGCCAACCGGAGGGGCGGCCGTCTGCCTTCCCTTGTCTTCGTGGCGCTGCTGGTGGTGATCGCCATCCTCGCCTTCAACTGCTGGAACGCCTCGTCCCGCCAggccctgctgcaggaggaggtggcggAGCTGCAGAGCCAGGCCAAGCGCACCGAGGTGGCCCGGGGGCGACTGGAGAAGAGGAACTCGGACCTGATGGGCAAGGTCGACTCGCACAAGAAGCAGCTGGAGCAGAAGGAGGCCGACTACAGCCACctcagcagccagctgcaggccAGGGACGGCCAGGTGAAGAAGTGCGAGGACAGCAAG atTAAGCTGCAGAACAACATATCCTATCAAATGGCAGACATACATCGTTTAAAGG AACAACTAGCAGAATTACGTCAGGAATTCATTCGCCAGGAAGATCAGCTTCACGAGTACAAGAAGAACAATACTTACCTGACAAGGAGATTGGAATATGACAG TctgcagtgtggccagcagatcaaggaaatgaaactgcaacatgaagaaaacataaagaaactAATGGACCAAGTTGTGCGGGAACAAAAG GCCACACAAAAAAGTCAGTCCAGCAAAGACACTGAAGTAAGCCCCAGTAATGATGACCAGGCAATATCTAAGACTGTTCCAGAGGCAGAAGATAAAAACGGAGTAAAGAATGAGCAGCCTTCAGATCATGTTGTAAATGGCAAAG AGAAAATCAAACCAGGAGGAGATGCAGGCATGCCTGAAATAGAAGATAATGACCCTGCTAAAGCTGAGGATACTCCCACTG CTTTAAAGAAGCCACTTATTTCAGCTCCTAAAAGTGAAGGTCATCAGCCTGTTGTAAATCTTCCAACTGAACAGCCCCATGCTCCAAATCTGGCACCAG GTTTGCACAGTGACAATGATGGAAATGCTGATATGGTGAAGCAGATACCTCCAAATTCTCTCCAGCACctaaattttgaagaaaatatggaAAATCAGAAAGAGCACAAAATTGAGACAGACCATATAAAAATTCCAAAGAGCAGAGTTAGTGACTTGCAGAAGATGAAGCAAA
- the GOLM2 gene encoding protein GOLM2 isoform X1, with product MVGFGANRRGGRLPSLVFVALLVVIAILAFNCWNASSRQALLQEEVAELQSQAKRTEVARGRLEKRNSDLMGKVDSHKKQLEQKEADYSHLSSQLQARDGQVKKCEDSKIKLQNNISYQMADIHRLKEQLAELRQEFIRQEDQLHEYKKNNTYLTRRLEYDSLQCGQQIKEMKLQHEENIKKLMDQVVREQKATQKSQSSKDTEVSPSNDDQAISKTVPEAEDKNGVKNEQPSDHVVNGKEKIKPGGDAGMPEIEDNDPAKAEDTPTALKKPLISAPKSEGHQPVVNLPTEQPHAPNLAPGLHSDNDGNADMVKQIPPNSLQHLNFEENMENQKEHKIETDHIKIPKSRVSDLQKMKQSRFFDENESPVDPQQGSKLADYNGDDGNVGEYEADKQAELAYNEEEDGDGGEEDVQDDEERDLQNDLVDYGKPRFSDGVL from the exons ATGGTGGGCTTCGGGGCCAACCGGAGGGGCGGCCGTCTGCCTTCCCTTGTCTTCGTGGCGCTGCTGGTGGTGATCGCCATCCTCGCCTTCAACTGCTGGAACGCCTCGTCCCGCCAggccctgctgcaggaggaggtggcggAGCTGCAGAGCCAGGCCAAGCGCACCGAGGTGGCCCGGGGGCGACTGGAGAAGAGGAACTCGGACCTGATGGGCAAGGTCGACTCGCACAAGAAGCAGCTGGAGCAGAAGGAGGCCGACTACAGCCACctcagcagccagctgcaggccAGGGACGGCCAGGTGAAGAAGTGCGAGGACAGCAAG atTAAGCTGCAGAACAACATATCCTATCAAATGGCAGACATACATCGTTTAAAGG AACAACTAGCAGAATTACGTCAGGAATTCATTCGCCAGGAAGATCAGCTTCACGAGTACAAGAAGAACAATACTTACCTGACAAGGAGATTGGAATATGACAG TctgcagtgtggccagcagatcaaggaaatgaaactgcaacatgaagaaaacataaagaaactAATGGACCAAGTTGTGCGGGAACAAAAG GCCACACAAAAAAGTCAGTCCAGCAAAGACACTGAAGTAAGCCCCAGTAATGATGACCAGGCAATATCTAAGACTGTTCCAGAGGCAGAAGATAAAAACGGAGTAAAGAATGAGCAGCCTTCAGATCATGTTGTAAATGGCAAAG AGAAAATCAAACCAGGAGGAGATGCAGGCATGCCTGAAATAGAAGATAATGACCCTGCTAAAGCTGAGGATACTCCCACTG CTTTAAAGAAGCCACTTATTTCAGCTCCTAAAAGTGAAGGTCATCAGCCTGTTGTAAATCTTCCAACTGAACAGCCCCATGCTCCAAATCTGGCACCAG GTTTGCACAGTGACAATGATGGAAATGCTGATATGGTGAAGCAGATACCTCCAAATTCTCTCCAGCACctaaattttgaagaaaatatggaAAATCAGAAAGAGCACAAAATTGAGACAGACCATATAAAAATTCCAAAGAGCAGAGTTAGTGACTTGCAGAAGATGAAGCAAA GCCGATTCTTTGATGAGAATGAGTCCCCTGTTGATCCGCAGCAGGGTTCTAAACTGGCAGATTATAATGGGGATGATGGTAACGTGGGTGAGTATGAGGCAGACAAACAGGCTGAGCTGGCTTACaatgaggaagaggatggtgaTGGTGGAGAAGAAGACGTCCAAG